A window from Candidatus Thiodiazotropha endoloripes encodes these proteins:
- a CDS encoding ATP-grasp domain-containing protein, whose translation MSAALSHQHMTVKHVLNHDIMHCTADGVQGNHLYSGRALGVTDPGDIIQLHPDLQPLWRDIESHYQRVGLPYSRNVIWNLDLGQLARHAGFRPSVFFYGPHEARVWGDSGWFETVDFINSKNNFMALAEELGVDAPKTICFNSVDAVTPEALQDVVFPCYLKAAISVSGVGIYRCDDGSELAQALTKFEPGVPVQIQEEVIAENFLNLQYIVEHGQLYRLAATEQILDGFVHQGNRHPASHEPWDIVEPMAEWMVKHGMQGIFAFDVAVAQTDRGLRFPAIECNPRFNGASYPTLIAAKMGIPEWYAVTFSTRHRKLADIDLSGLEYDHESGQGVILVNWGTVLAGKLMFLIAGSEHYQKMVQRELAARLD comes from the coding sequence ATGTCGGCTGCACTCAGTCACCAGCACATGACGGTCAAACATGTGCTCAATCACGACATCATGCACTGCACCGCCGATGGTGTGCAGGGCAACCATCTCTACTCCGGCCGGGCCCTGGGCGTTACCGATCCTGGGGATATCATCCAGTTGCACCCCGATCTGCAGCCCCTGTGGCGGGATATCGAGTCCCATTACCAGCGGGTCGGCCTGCCCTACAGCCGCAACGTGATCTGGAACCTCGATCTGGGGCAACTGGCGCGACATGCGGGATTCCGCCCCTCGGTATTCTTTTACGGGCCTCACGAGGCCCGGGTATGGGGCGACTCGGGCTGGTTCGAGACGGTGGATTTCATCAACTCGAAGAACAACTTTATGGCCCTGGCGGAGGAGTTGGGCGTCGACGCACCGAAAACCATCTGTTTCAATAGTGTGGACGCCGTCACGCCGGAGGCGCTTCAAGATGTCGTCTTTCCCTGTTATCTGAAAGCCGCGATCTCAGTGTCAGGGGTGGGCATCTATCGCTGCGACGACGGATCAGAACTGGCTCAAGCCCTGACCAAATTCGAACCTGGGGTGCCGGTGCAGATCCAGGAAGAGGTAATCGCCGAGAACTTTCTCAATCTTCAATACATCGTGGAGCATGGTCAGCTCTACCGTCTGGCCGCCACCGAGCAGATACTCGACGGCTTCGTCCACCAGGGCAACCGTCACCCTGCCTCCCACGAGCCCTGGGATATCGTCGAGCCCATGGCCGAGTGGATGGTCAAGCACGGCATGCAGGGCATCTTCGCCTTCGACGTGGCAGTGGCCCAGACCGATCGTGGCCTGCGCTTTCCCGCTATCGAGTGCAATCCCCGCTTCAACGGCGCCTCGTATCCCACCCTGATTGCGGCTAAGATGGGTATCCCCGAGTGGTACGCCGTCACCTTCTCGACCCGTCACCGCAAGCTGGCCGACATCGATCTCTCCGGACTCGAGTACGACCACGAGAGCGGCCAGGGCGTGATCTTGGTCAACTGGGGTACGGTACTGGCGGGCAAGCTGATGTTCCTGATCGCAGGATCCGAGCACTATCAGAAGATGGTGCAGCGGGAGCTTGCCGCACGACTCGACTGA
- a CDS encoding isoaspartyl peptidase/L-asparaginase family protein → MGQQGHYSLMIHGGAGALDNVKDEKVAVRYLESIRRILEHGREVMELGGSALQAVETCASLLEDDPVFNAGCGSVLNEYGKVEMDAAIMDGRDLSAGAVAAVQNIANPIQLARYVMTESEHVMLISEGALHFADHCGMQREPDNYFYTPDRVAQLEEARKKHKIMLDHDESDSEDQKYGTIGAVARDPDGNLAAATSTGGIVNKRMGRVGDSPIVGAGVWADNETCAVSATGYGEDFMRTLIGKTVSDFMFMQQMNGPQATQAGLDYLSRKVKGRGGIITIDKDGNCSSGMTTKKMIHGWIEKSGETLARF, encoded by the coding sequence ATGGGCCAACAGGGTCACTATTCATTGATGATTCACGGGGGCGCGGGCGCCCTCGACAACGTAAAAGATGAGAAGGTCGCGGTACGCTATCTGGAAAGCATCCGCCGCATACTGGAGCACGGCCGCGAGGTGATGGAGCTGGGAGGATCCGCCCTGCAGGCAGTGGAGACCTGTGCTTCGCTGCTGGAGGACGACCCGGTCTTCAACGCCGGTTGCGGTTCGGTACTTAACGAGTACGGCAAGGTGGAGATGGACGCCGCCATCATGGACGGCCGCGATCTCTCCGCTGGTGCGGTGGCGGCAGTGCAGAACATCGCCAATCCCATCCAGCTGGCGCGCTACGTGATGACCGAGAGTGAACACGTGATGTTGATCTCCGAAGGGGCGCTGCACTTCGCCGACCACTGCGGCATGCAGCGTGAGCCCGATAACTACTTCTATACCCCCGACCGGGTGGCGCAGCTGGAAGAGGCACGAAAAAAGCACAAGATCATGCTCGACCACGACGAGTCCGACAGCGAGGACCAGAAGTACGGCACCATCGGCGCCGTGGCCCGCGATCCCGACGGCAACCTGGCTGCCGCCACCTCCACCGGCGGCATCGTCAACAAGCGCATGGGCCGGGTCGGCGACTCCCCCATTGTCGGCGCCGGGGTCTGGGCTGACAATGAGACCTGCGCCGTCTCCGCCACCGGCTACGGTGAGGACTTCATGCGTACCCTGATCGGCAAAACCGTCTCCGACTTCATGTTCATGCAACAGATGAACGGTCCCCAGGCCACCCAGGCCGGACTCGACTATCTCAGCCGCAAGGTCAAAGGCCGTGGCGGCATCATCACCATCGACAAGGACGGCAACTGCAGCAGCGGCATGACCACCAAGAAGATGATCCACGGCTGGATCGAGAAGAGCGGTGAGACACTGGCCAGGTTTTAA
- a CDS encoding GGDEF domain-containing protein — protein sequence MRNLTSLRLQAYKDLVLRARGGIIIYLVVWLIPALWVGMQQRTPLIFYANTLLFVVVALARSIHYLRFKKDPSANPNQRYRVLVGLILFSALHWGGVSAWVVYGSPYEELHYPYMIILAAFALGGTAILSISFFTSILYPLLIYVPTISIGLIFFGDEDHMLAVLALFSTIYVIEAARVSRRDYWTAIKSKKEAEERAVQLEKVSATDPLTGLYNRLYFNDHFVEEWSRCSRLQIPLGLLMIDIDHFKSINDRHGHLAGDACLKEVSLALRKKVQRITDTVVRFGGEEFVILLPNTDETAAATIAQSLLHAISEITPTWGEGSSSVNCSIGLACIVPDHHKTRESLLRAADAALYQAKSQGRNRYCAAKL from the coding sequence ATGCGGAATCTGACCAGTCTACGACTGCAAGCCTATAAAGACCTAGTCCTACGTGCCCGCGGCGGCATCATTATCTACCTGGTCGTTTGGTTGATTCCGGCGTTATGGGTTGGGATGCAACAGCGCACCCCACTGATCTTCTATGCCAATACCCTTCTGTTTGTCGTTGTCGCTCTGGCCCGTAGCATTCACTACCTGCGGTTCAAGAAGGACCCTTCCGCCAACCCCAACCAGAGGTACCGGGTTCTTGTCGGGCTGATTCTGTTTAGCGCGCTGCACTGGGGTGGGGTATCGGCTTGGGTTGTTTACGGTAGTCCCTATGAAGAGTTGCACTACCCCTACATGATTATCCTTGCCGCATTTGCACTTGGAGGCACCGCTATACTTAGCATCTCCTTTTTTACCAGCATCCTCTATCCGCTTTTGATCTATGTTCCTACGATCTCCATTGGTCTGATCTTTTTTGGCGATGAAGATCACATGCTGGCGGTGCTGGCACTCTTCTCTACCATCTACGTGATAGAGGCGGCCCGTGTTTCAAGAAGAGACTACTGGACTGCCATCAAGAGCAAAAAAGAGGCTGAGGAGCGAGCGGTACAACTGGAGAAAGTCAGTGCCACCGACCCGCTCACCGGGCTTTACAATCGTCTGTACTTCAATGATCACTTTGTTGAGGAGTGGTCTCGATGCAGCCGCCTGCAAATCCCCCTGGGCCTGTTGATGATCGATATCGATCACTTTAAATCAATCAACGACAGGCATGGTCATCTCGCGGGAGACGCTTGCCTGAAAGAGGTCTCTTTAGCACTTAGAAAAAAAGTACAGCGAATCACTGATACTGTTGTGAGATTCGGCGGGGAAGAGTTCGTTATCCTGTTACCCAACACGGATGAAACAGCTGCGGCGACAATTGCTCAATCCTTGCTGCATGCTATATCGGAGATAACACCCACCTGGGGGGAAGGAAGCTCCTCTGTCAATTGCTCCATCGGACTGGCATGCATCGTTCCTGATCATCACAAGACAAGAGAAAGTCTTCTCAGAGCAGCAGATGCGGCGTTATACCAGGCGAAAAGCCAGGGACGGAACAGATACTGTGCCGCAAAACTCTGA
- a CDS encoding EAL domain-containing protein, with amino-acid sequence MDTHPKALGQLRKIGVKVVIDDFGTGYSSLNYLNQLPLTHLKIDKIFVSDIPQDKMM; translated from the coding sequence ATGGACACCCATCCAAAAGCACTTGGGCAACTTCGTAAAATCGGCGTTAAAGTCGTGATTGATGATTTTGGTACAGGTTATTCTTCTTTAAATTATCTCAATCAACTGCCTCTTACCCACCTTAAGATCGACAAGATATTTGTGTCTGATATCCCACAGGATAAAATGATGTAG
- a CDS encoding EAL domain-containing protein, producing the protein MVTNLSLDVLAEGIETEDQLKFLLQQGCKCGQGFYFVRPMPAPELEAFVNPPILVPA; encoded by the coding sequence ATGGTTACAAATTTGTCACTGGATGTATTGGCGGAGGGTATCGAGACCGAAGATCAGCTTAAGTTTCTGCTTCAGCAGGGTTGCAAATGTGGGCAGGGATTCTACTTTGTGCGACCGATGCCGGCCCCTGAGTTAGAAGCATTTGTAAACCCACCTATTTTAGTGCCAGCCTAA